The genomic interval CTTGCGCCGCAAGATTCAAGCCGCAGAGCGCGACATGGACAAGATCCGCGACCGCATGAGTAAGATCGATGACATGCTCGCCGATCCGGACCTTTTCGCCAAATTCCCTGAAAAAGGCGCAAAACTCTCCAAGGACCGCTCCGACCTCGCCACCCTGTTGGACAAGCTGGAAGAAAAATGGCTGGAAATGTCCGAAGAGATCGAGGAATGATCCGAGAAAGGCGAATATGATGTCTCAATCCATGTCCCTTATTGCCATTGTCGTGCGTGACTATGACGAGGCAATTGCCTTTTATACCGAAAAGCTCGGCTTCGAGCTGATTGACGACACCTATCAGCCCGCGCAGGACAAACGCTGGGTCGTGGTACGCCCCAAGGGAGAAGGCAAAACATCTTTGTTGCTGGCCCGCGCCAAAAATGAGCACGAGGCAGGCTATATCGGCGATCAGGCAGGAGGCCGTGTGTTCCTCTTCCTTGAGACAGACGATTTCTGGCGCGACTA from uncultured Cohaesibacter sp. carries:
- a CDS encoding VOC family protein; its protein translation is MSQSMSLIAIVVRDYDEAIAFYTEKLGFELIDDTYQPAQDKRWVVVRPKGEGKTSLLLARAKNEHEAGYIGDQAGGRVFLFLETDDFWRDYALYQERGISFIRPPLEADYGTVAVFEDLYGNLWDLVEYSTPH